In Rattus rattus isolate New Zealand chromosome 9, Rrattus_CSIRO_v1, whole genome shotgun sequence, a genomic segment contains:
- the LOC116909436 gene encoding olfactory receptor 1361-like isoform X2 gives MSSTNESSISEFLLLGLSSQPQQQQLFFLLFLTMYLATVLGNLLIILAISIDSHLHTPMYFFLSNLSFVDVCFSSTIVPKVLAIYILGSQIISFSGCLTQLYFLCVFADMDNFLLALMAYDRFVAICHPLHYRTKMTHQLCALLVVGSWIIANLNCLLHILLMAPLSFCGNNIIPHFFCDATPLLKLSCSDTHLNELMIHTEGAVIMVTPFVCILISYMHITCAVLRFSSPRGGWKAFSTCGSHLAVVCLFYGTIIAEYFSSSSSHSVGRDIVGAIMYTVVTPMLNPFIYSLRNRDMKGALRKVRSEAFTF, from the exons ATGAGCAGCACCAACGAGTCGAGCATCTCAGAGTTCCTCCTCCTGGGACTCTCCAGTcaaccccagcagcagcagctcttcttcctgctcttcctcaccATGTACCTTGCCACTGTCCTGGGAAACCTGCTCATCATCCTGGCCATCAGCATAGACTCCcacctgcacacacccatgtacttcttcctcagcaacCTATCCTTTGTGGATGTCTGCTTCTCCTCCACAATTGTCCCCAAGGTATTGGCCATCTACATACTTGGGAGTCAGatcatttctttctctggatGTCTCACACAGctatattttctctgtgtgtttgctgaTATGGACAATTTTCTGCTAGCTTTGATGGCCTATGACCGATTTGTGGCCATATGCCACCCTTTACACTACAGAACAAAGATGACCCATCAGCTCTGTGCCCTTCTTGTTGTGGGGTCATGGATCATAGCCAATCTCAACTGTTTGTTGCACATACTGCTCATGGCTCCACTCTCCTTCTGTGGAAACAACATCAtcccccacttcttctgtgatgCAACTCCCCTTCTTAAACTCTCCTGCTCAGACACACATCTCAATGAGCTGATGATTCATACAGAGGGAGCTGTGATCATGGTCACCCCATTTGTCTGCATCCTGATCTCCTACATGCACATCACCTGTGCTGTCCTGAGATTCTCATCCCCCAGGGGAGGATGgaaagccttctccacctgtggcTCCCACCTGGCTGTGGTCTGCCTCTTCTATGGCACCATCATCGCTGAGtatttctcctcttcatcctctcacTCAGTTGGAAGGGACATAGTAGGTGCCATAATGTACACAGTGGTGACCCCAATGCTGAACcctttcatctacagcctgagaaaCAGGGACATGAAAGGGGCTTTAAGGAAAGT aaggagtgaagcattcacattttga
- the LOC116909436 gene encoding olfactory receptor 1361-like isoform X1 translates to MSSTNESSISEFLLLGLSSQPQQQQLFFLLFLTMYLATVLGNLLIILAISIDSHLHTPMYFFLSNLSFVDVCFSSTIVPKVLAIYILGSQIISFSGCLTQLYFLCVFADMDNFLLALMAYDRFVAICHPLHYRTKMTHQLCALLVVGSWIIANLNCLLHILLMAPLSFCGNNIIPHFFCDATPLLKLSCSDTHLNELMIHTEGAVIMVTPFVCILISYMHITCAVLRFSSPRGGWKAFSTCGSHLAVVCLFYGTIIAEYFSSSSSHSVGRDIVGAIMYTVVTPMLNPFIYSLRNRDMKGALRKVLTMRFPSRQ, encoded by the coding sequence ATGAGCAGCACCAACGAGTCGAGCATCTCAGAGTTCCTCCTCCTGGGACTCTCCAGTcaaccccagcagcagcagctcttcttcctgctcttcctcaccATGTACCTTGCCACTGTCCTGGGAAACCTGCTCATCATCCTGGCCATCAGCATAGACTCCcacctgcacacacccatgtacttcttcctcagcaacCTATCCTTTGTGGATGTCTGCTTCTCCTCCACAATTGTCCCCAAGGTATTGGCCATCTACATACTTGGGAGTCAGatcatttctttctctggatGTCTCACACAGctatattttctctgtgtgtttgctgaTATGGACAATTTTCTGCTAGCTTTGATGGCCTATGACCGATTTGTGGCCATATGCCACCCTTTACACTACAGAACAAAGATGACCCATCAGCTCTGTGCCCTTCTTGTTGTGGGGTCATGGATCATAGCCAATCTCAACTGTTTGTTGCACATACTGCTCATGGCTCCACTCTCCTTCTGTGGAAACAACATCAtcccccacttcttctgtgatgCAACTCCCCTTCTTAAACTCTCCTGCTCAGACACACATCTCAATGAGCTGATGATTCATACAGAGGGAGCTGTGATCATGGTCACCCCATTTGTCTGCATCCTGATCTCCTACATGCACATCACCTGTGCTGTCCTGAGATTCTCATCCCCCAGGGGAGGATGgaaagccttctccacctgtggcTCCCACCTGGCTGTGGTCTGCCTCTTCTATGGCACCATCATCGCTGAGtatttctcctcttcatcctctcacTCAGTTGGAAGGGACATAGTAGGTGCCATAATGTACACAGTGGTGACCCCAATGCTGAACcctttcatctacagcctgagaaaCAGGGACATGAAAGGGGCTTTAAGGAAAGTGCTCACCATGAGATTTCCATCAAGGCAGTAA
- the LOC116910274 gene encoding LOW QUALITY PROTEIN: olfactory receptor 1361-like (The sequence of the model RefSeq protein was modified relative to this genomic sequence to represent the inferred CDS: inserted 2 bases in 2 codons), with amino-acid sequence LLGLSSQPQQQQLLFLLFLTMYLATVLGNLLIILAISTDSRLHNPMYFFLSNLSFVDVCFSSSTVPKVLANHILGSQEISFSGCLTQMYFLSVFADMDNFLLAVMAYDRFVAICHPLHYTKKMTRQLCALLVVESWLAANLNALLHTLLMARFLFLGDNIXPHFFCDANXLLKLSCSDTYLNELMILTVAGLILLAPFVCILVSYILIACAVVRVSSTGGRWKAFSTCGSHLAVVCLFYGTIIVVYFNPASSHSAGRDMASAMMYTVVTPMLNPFIYSLRNRDMKGAFRKLIHKTPRALSDVGCESLHLLLSVAVNSDPQMTVNTRLLSTTITVS; translated from the exons CTCCTGGGACTCTCCAgtcagccccagcagcagcagctcctcttcctgctcttcctcactATGTACCTGGCCACTGTCCTGGGAAACCTGCTCATCATTCTGGCCATCAGCACAGACTCCCGCCTGCACAaccccatgtactttttcctcagcAATCTGTCCTTTGTGGatgtctgcttctcctcctccactgtcCCTAAAGTACTGGCCAACCATATACTTGGGAGTCAGGAAATTTCCTTCTCTGGGTGTCTCACACAGatgtattttctctctgtgtttgctgatatggacaatttcctgctggctgtgatggcctatgaccgaTTTGTGGCCATATGCCACCCTTTACACTACACAAAAAAGATGACCCGTCAGCTCTGTGCCCTTCTTGTTGTTGAGTCATGGCTGGCTGCCAATCTGAATGCTCTTTTACATACACTGCTCATGGCTCGATTTCTTTTTCTGGGGGACAACA ATccccacttcttctgtgatgCTA CTCTCCTGAAACTCTCCTGCTCAGACACATACCTCAATGAGCTGATGATTCTTACTGTTGCAGGGCTGATACTGTTAGCCCCATTTGTTTGTATCCTCGTGTCTTATATTCTTATAGCTTGTGCTGTTGTGAGAGTTTCCTCCACAGGAGGAAGATGgaaagccttctccacctgtggcTCCCACCTGGCTGTGGTCTGCCTCTTCTATGGCACCATCATCGTTGTGTATTTCAACCCCGCATCCTCTCATTCAGCTGGGAGGGACATGGCATCTGCCATGATGTACACAGTGGTGACCCCCATGCTGAACCCTTTCATCTACAGTCTGAGGAATAGGGACATGAAAGGGGCTTTCAGGAAA CTCATTcacaagactcccagagctctgtCTGATGTTGGCTGTGAGTCTTTGCATCTGCTTCTGTCAGTTGCTGTGAATTCAGACCCTCAGATGACAGTTAACACTAGGCTCCTATCTACAACCATAACAGTATCATGA